The sequence ACGTCCAGCCCACGGCAGGAGGCGAGCCCTACAAGCTCACCTTCTTCGAGCACGATGCCTTCCACCCGCGCTGGTCGCCGGACGGCGAGTGGATCGCCTTCATCACCAACGAGGGCGGGCTTCCCCAGCTTGCGCTGCTCGAGACCTACGGCGGCGCGCTGCGCACGGTCAACATCACGGAGCGCCGCTGGAAGGAGCCCATGGGCACGCTCACGGTGACCACGATGGACACCGACGGGGAACCGGTCGGCACGCGCATCCACCTCACCGCTTCCGACGGCAAGCATTACACCCCGCCCGACGCCTACTCGCGGATCAGCCGCGCGCGCGACCACATCTTCCATCACATCGGAACGTTCGAGATCGAACTGCCCCCCGGCACCGCCCGAATGACCGTCGTCCGCGGCTTCGAGCACACCCCCCGCGAGTTCGACGTGGAAATCGTCGCCGGCGAAGAAGTCGGCATGACCGTCCAACTCGACGAAATATCGGACCTGAGCGACGAAGGCTGGTACTCCGGCTCGACCCACGTGCACATGAACTACGCCGGCAACCTCCACAACACTCTCGAGAACCTCATGATGATGTCGGAGGCCGAGGACCAGGACGTGGTGGCCGAACAGATCGCCAACAAGGACAACCGAATTCTCGACCACCAGTTCTTCGTGCCCGGCGGCGGCGCCCACCCGCTCTCCCGTCCGGACATGGTGCTGGTGGTGGGCCAGGAGTACCGCCCGCCCTTCTATGGGCACGTCTTCATGTTCGGGATGACCGACCACCTCATCTCCCCGTATGTGACCGGGTACGAGCAGACCGCGATCGAGAGCCTCTATCCCTCCAACACCGACATGTTCAGGAAGGCCAAGGCGCAGGGCGCGACCACCGCCTACGTGCATTCCGGCTACAGCGGCGACCCGCTCGAGGGAAACCTGGGAGGCGCCAAGGGCTTCATCGTGGACGCGGCGCTCGAGACCACCGACGGCGTCGAGTGGTCCACCCCACAGGACGGCTATCCGCCCGTCTACGCGGTCTGGAGCAACGATTTGCGCTCCTACGTGGTGGGTGGCGAGGACTCCATCTCCAACCTGCACGCGACCCCGCTGGTGGGCTCGATGCGCACCTACATCCGCACGCCGGACGGCGAGTTGTCGATGGAGGGCTGGTTCGAGGGCATGCGCGCCGGCAACTCCTTCGTCTCCAGCGGCCCGCTCCTGGACGTCACGGTCGACGGACGCATTCCGGGGGAGGACCTGGAGATGGCCTCCGGCGGCGAGGTGACGGTTCGGGTCCGCGCCTGGGGCGTCGTGCCCATGCGCACGGCGGTCATCGTGATGAACGGAGAGGTCGTGGAGGAGATACCGTTCGAGGGCGACCGGTTGTCACTCGATGTCGAGCGCACCGTGCAGGTGGAGCGCAGCGGCTGGATCCACGTGCGCGTCCGTGGAGACAGGGAGGACCGCGCACCGCTGGACACCTCCTACCCGCTCGCGCTCACCAACCCGGTGTGGCTTACGGTCGCCGGCGCGCCCATTCGCAGCCGGAGCGCGGCCGACTACGCGCTCCGCTGGATCGACAGGCTGCAGGAGATGGCGGAGGAGTGGCCCGGCTGGCGTTCGGACGCCGAGAAGGCGCACGTGTACGCCCAGTTCGACGAGGCGCGTGCCATCTACCGCAGCCGGGGGGAGGAGGCAGCGCCGGGGACCTGACTCGGTTCGCCTCAGCCCTCCGGGCCCGAGTACCTCACCTCGCCGCCGACGATCGTGTACACGACCTCGGTGGCGGGAATGTCGTCCTCGGGGATCGTCATGATGTCCTGCGAGAGGACGACGATGTCGGCCAGCTTGCCGGGGGTGAGCGAGCCCTTCAGGTGCTCCTCGAAGGCGGCGTAGGCGTTGTTGATGGTGTAGCTCTCGAGCGCCTCTTCGCGTGTCATGCGATGCTCGCCGGAGAGGACCTGGCCGTTGTTCATGCGCCGGCTCACCGATGAGTAGAAGCTCGCGATCGGCGAAATATGCTCCACGGGCACGTCGGTGCCGTTCGCGATCATGACCCCGGCATCCAGGATGTCCCGCCACACGTAGGATGTCTGGATCATCCGCTCCCGCCCCAGGCGGTCCGCCAGCCAGGGTCCGTCGGAGGTGGCATGGACGCCCTGCATCGAGGCGATGATATCCAGTTCAGCGAAACGCCCGACGTCGGCCGGGTTGAGATGCTGGGCGTGCTCGATGCGCCAGCGCAGGTCGGTCCGGTCGGGATTGGCTGCGAACACCTTCTCGTAGAGGTCGAGCACCTCCCGGTTGGCGCGGTCGCCGATGGCGTGGGTGTTGACCTGGTAGCCGTGCCGGATGGCGACCTCGGCGGTGCCGGTGATGTCTTCCACGGTCTCGAGCACCAGCCCCGGGTTGTCGATGTCGATGTAGTTCTCGAGCAGCCACGCCCCGTGCGACCCCAGCGCCCCGTCGATCTGGCGCTTGATGGAGCGCACCGCCAGGAAGTCGTTGCCCTCGGGGATGATGCGGTAGGCCGGGAGCTTCTCGTTCATGACCTCGTTGGACTCGCGGCGCACCATCACGTAGAGGCGCACCGGGAGCGCGCCCTCCGCCGCCAGCGCGCGCAACCGGTCGATGGTGCCGAAGTCGCTGCCCGCGTCCTGGAAGCTGGTCACCCCGTAGGCCAGGGCCTCCGCACCGGCCAGCTCGACCGCGCGCACGAACTCGGCGTCCACGTCCTCGGCGGAGCGTCCCTCACCGGAGCGTGCGACGGCTTCGCTCACCAGGAGCTGGGCGGTCTCGCGCATCAGGCCGGTGGCGGCGCCCGAGGCGTCCCGCACGATGGTGCCGCCCATCGGGTCGGGAGTGTTGTCGTCGATCCCGGCGAGCTGCATCGCCAGGGCGTTGGCGAAGGAGGCGTGGCCGCTGGCGTGCCCCAGACTGACCGGGTTCTCCGGGCTCGCAGCCGAAAGCTCGGTGTGCAGCGGCACGCCGTCGACATTGGGCTCAGGCGTCGAGGTCCACTTCTCCTGGTGCCAGCCGCGCCCGGTCACCCACTCGCCCGGAGCCGCCCGGCTGGACGCTTCCCCCACCATCTGCACGATGTCGTCCCAGCTGGTAGCGGTGGTGAGGTCGAGGATCATCTTCGAGCGGCCCAGGCTCATGTAGTGGCCGTGACCCTCGATAAAGCCGGGGATCACCAGCCGGCCGTCGAGTTCGACGACCTCGGTCGAGGGCCCGACGTGGCCGGCGATCTCCTCGTTCGTCCCCACGGCCGTGATGGTGTACCCCGTCACCGCGAGCGCCTCCGCTTCCGGCCGCGCGTCGTCGACGGTCACGACCTTGCCGCCCGTCAGCACCAGATCCGCGTACTCGGCGGGGCCCGGTTCGCAGGCGACGATCAGAACACCCAGCAGGAACACCGATCGCGTGAGCGGAACAAACGCGGACAGCTTGCTCATGGGAACTCCGGGCAAGGATGGAGGCGTCAGGGCGCCATGCGGTCCAGAAACGCGCGCTCGTCCACCGTGAGGCTGCGGACGCCGAACGCCTGCACCTTGCGGAGCAGCGCGACGACCTCGGCGCGGTTGAGTTCGTGCAGCTCGTCCACGGGGATGAGGTCCCACTTGCGCCGCATCTCCGCTTCGGGCCGGGCCTTGACCACTCCCTGCATGCGCCGCCGCACCATCCGCCGGCGGCGTTGCCGGGCCCAGAGGTAGACCAGCGCGCCGGCGAAGCCGCCCAGGTGCGCGAAGTGCGCCACGCCATCGTCTACCTGAGTGATGCCCGCGAAAAGGCTGAAGCCCGCAAGAAACAGGATCAGCCATCGCGCACGAATCGGCAGGATGCCCCAGATGTAGACCGGCTCCCGGGGCCAGTAGCGGGCGAAACCCAGCAGGACCGCGAACACCGCACCCGAGGCCCCCACGACCGGCGCCATGGGAGGCAGGAACGAGAAGAGCGCGCCTCCAAGACCGCCGAACAGGTAGAGCCTGAGGAAGTGCGCGGACCCCATGCGCAGCTCCAGCCGGGGACCGAAGAAGTAGAGCCCCAGCATGTTGAGGGCGAGATGCCAGAAGCCCGCATGGAGGAACATGTAGGTGAGAAGCGTCCACGGCCGCAGATAGGCCAGCTGCGGCACCAGGGTGAGCGCCCAGAAGCCGTCGGATCGCGGCCCCGCGACCGCAAAAAGCAGAAAGACCACCACGTTGGCGGTGATCAGTCTTCGTACCCACGGTGTCATCTCGGGCCGGCCCTTCCGTCCGCGGTCTCGTGAGGGGTTGGAGGCGGAGCGGCATGGGCTGGCTGCCATGGAGCCGCGCCCGCGCCATCAGTACCAGCGCCCGGCGCGGCTGGTTCCGGGATTCGCGCGCCGGGTCTGGTGATTCGGCGGCGCACCCGTTCATATTCCGGGTTCGAAATCCGAATCGAGACTGGAGAACCGGATGATGAATTCGACGTCGCGCTGGATCGTCCCGCTGCTCGTTGCCGTGACCGCCTGCCAGGGAGGCGAAGTGCCCCCCCGGGCGGAGGATGGCGTCCCCCCGACCCTCGGCCTGCGCTCACAGCACGGGATGGTGTCGTCCGCCAACCTGATCGCCAGCGAGGTGGGCGCCGAGGTGCTGGCCAGCGGAGGGAACGCGGTGGACGCCGCCATCGCCACCGGCCTCGCCCTGGCGGTGGTCCACCCGACCGCGGGGAACATCGGGGGCGGGGGCTTCATGGTCATCCGCAGCCCCGACGGCGCCGCAACTGCCATCGACTTCCGTGAGAAGGCGCCCCTCGCCGCCCATCCGGAGATGTTCACCGACGAGGACGGCGAGTACTCCTTCGAGATCCACCACAGCAGCTATTACGCCGTCGGCGTTCCGGGCACGGTGGCAGGCTTCGCCCTCGCCCACGAGCGTTACGGCAGCGGAACGCCCTGGGCGGATCTCGTGGAGCCCGCGGTCGGGCTGGCCGGCGACGGCTTCACCCTCAGCCCTGCGCTGGCGCGTTCACTGGCCAACGTCCTCCCGCGCATGGAGCCTTATCCCGCAAGCGTCGCGCAGTTCTCGAAGGACGGCGTTCCCTACGAGGAGGGAGAGCTCTTCCGGCAGCCGGATCTGGCGCGCACGCTGGCGCGCATCCGCGACCAGGGCCACGACGGCTTCTACAGCGGCGAGACCGCGCGCCTCCTGGCCGAGGAGATGGTGCGCGGCGGCGGCATGATCACGGAGGAGGACCTGGCCCGCTACCAGGCGCAGGAGCGAACTCCCATCCACGGGACCTACCGCGGTTACGACCTCGTCTCGATGCCGCCCCCCTCGAGCGGCGGCACCGCCATCGTCCAGATGCTCAACATCCTGGAAGGCTTCGAGCTGGCGGCGCTGGGGCACAATAGCGCGGCCTACGTCCATCATCTCACCGAGGCGATGCGCCTCGCCTACCGCGACCGGGCCCAGCATCTGGCCGACACCGATTTCGTCGACGTGCCGCTGGAGCGGCTCACCAGCAAGGACTACGCGGACGAGCTGCGGGACAGGATCCACGCCGACCAGGCCGGCCACTCCGAGCCGTCCCAGCTGGTCATGGCGGAGGAGAGCACCGAGACCACCCACTATTCGGTGGTGGACCGCGACGGGATGGCGGTCTCGGTCACCTACACGCTGGAACAGGGCTACGGCTCGAAGATCACCGTGCCCGGAGCGGGCTTCCTCCTCAACAACGAGATGGGCGACTTCAACGGCAAGCCGGGCCTCACCAACGACCGCGGACTGATCGGCACCGAGGCCAACCTGGCCCGGCCCGAGCAGCGCATGCTCTCGAGCATGAGCCCGTCGGTGCTGTCGCGTGACGGCGAGTTGGTGGCGGTCATCGGCACTCCGGGCGGGCGCACCATCATCAATACCGTGATGCAACTGGTGCTCAACATCGTCGATCACGGGATGACCATCGAGGAGGCGGTGGCCGCGCCCCGGATCCATCACCAGTGGCTCCCGAACAACGTGCGCATCGAGGAAGGCGGCATTTCGGACGGGGACCTCGCGGCGCTGGAGGCGATGGGCCACGAGGTCCAGGTGAGGGGCAGCCAGGGGCGGGCCAGCTCGATCGGAGTCGATCCGGAGACCGGCGAGTTCGTCGGCGCCCCCGACCCGCGCAGCCCGGACGGAGGGGCGGCGGCACCGCCGGGCAACTGACGGCGGCTCTCCTCCGGCAGGAGCGGCCGAAGAGGTCCGGGATGCGCTGCGCGGGACAACCCGGACGCCGCTCGTGAAGGAGCATACCGCACCGGCCCACCCCTACCTCGTCGTCTTCGCCCTCTGGCTGCTCGTGTTCTCGGCGAGCAGTCAGACCATGGTGATCGCCCCGATCCTGCCCCTGATCCGCGAAGAGCTGGGCATCGCCGATGCTCTTCTGGGCACCCTGGTCACGGTCTACAGCCTGATGGTGGGGATCATGGCCGTGATCTCCGGCCCGATCTCCGACCGCATCGGCCGGCGCCGCATCCTGCTGCTGGGAGCGGGGGCGATGACCTGCGCTCTGGCCCTGCACACCTTCGTGGATTCCTTTCCGGAGTTCCTCGTGGTGCGCGTGCTCGCGGGCGCCGCGGGCGGCGTGCTCTCCGGCGCGGCCGTCTCCTACGTCGGCGACTATTTCCCCTACAGGCGGCGCGGATGGGCGACCGGCTGGGTCATGAGCGGGTCGGCCGTCGGCCTCATCATCGGCATCCCCGTGGGCGTCCTGCTGGCGGGTGAATTCGGCTTCCGCAGCCCCTTCTACTTCTTCGGCGTCATGATGGCGCTGACCTTCCTGCTGGTGTACACGCGGCTGCCGCAGCCCCCCGTGAAGCGCCGGCGCTCGCGGTTGACGGTCAACCGCGCGATCGCGGGCTACGCCGTCATGCTGCGCCGCCCGGAGATCGCCTTTGCCGCGCTCGCCTTCTTCACCGTGTCGCTCGGCGTCGCGCTTTTCGTGGTCTACTTCCCCACCTGGCTGGAAGCCTTCCACGACGCCACCGCCGAACAGATCGCATCGCTGTTCCTGGTGGCCGGAGTGGCCAACGTCATCGCGGGCCCCCAGGCCGGGAGACTGTCGGATCGGGTGGGCCGCAAAGTGATGGTGATCTCCTCCTGCCTGGGCCTCTCGGTGGTCATGCTCGCGACGGTGCCGCTCATCACCAGCCTCTGGGTCGCCTATCCGCTCTACGCCTTGATGATGATGCTGATCGCGATGCGCACGAGCCCGTACTCGGCACTCCTGACGGCGCTCGTGCCCGCCAACCGGCGCGGTTCTCTCATGAGCCTGACGGTCGCGCTCGGGCAGGTGGGATTCGCGCTGGGCGCGATGTTGGCGGGGTACTCCTATGCGAACCTGGGATTCGGCGGCAACACCGTCATCGGGGCGGTCGCGGTGCTGTGCATGGGATGGATGGTGTGGGCCCGGCTGCCCGAGCCGGAGCGGGAGTGAGGCGCTCTACGCCCCGAGCCATTGCAGAACCCGGGTTGACCCCGGACGCCACTGAGTAATACTGTCGACGGTACTACGTTATTCCCCATGATCGTTAGACCTTGCAGGGAGATCCACTGCGGATGACGCCCATATCGTTGAAGATGCCGAGGCAACTGGCCCGGGAGGTCACCGAGGCCGCGCGTCGCCGTGGCGTCAGCAGATCCGCGCTGATTCGCGAGATCCTCGAGGCGTTTCTGCGCTCGGAGAGGTCCACGCAACATGAATCGGCCCTGTCTCAAGCAGCAGACCTCGCTGGCGCCTTCCCCGGGCCGGAAGACCTGTCGGTGAACCCGGACTACATGCGCGGGTTCGGTCGTTGAAACCGGAGGTCATCCTCGATACGGGCCCATTGATCGCGTTCCTGAATCCCCGGGACAGGTATCACCGCTGGGCCCGCGAGCAGTGGGCCCGGGCAAGCCCTCCGTTCCTGACCTGTGAAGCAGTCATCGCCGAGGCCTGTTTTCTCGCGCACCGTCTCGCCACCGGAGCGCAGGGGGCGGTGGTGTCGCTGATCGAGCGCGGCGTCCTCGACGCGTCGTTTCGGCTGGGCGATGAAGCCGGTACGGTCCGGCGCATGATGAAGAAGTACCACGATGTCCCGATGTCGCTGGCGGATGCATGCATCGTCCGCATGTCGCAGCAACACCCGGGAAGCGTGGTCCTTACGCTGGACAGTGATTTCCGGATCTTTCGGCGAAGCGGGCGCCAGCCCGTGCCGGTCCGGATGCCCGACGGGTGATGAGGGACATTGTCGGCGCTCCCCCGCGCGCTACGGCCGGCAGTCATCGCTCGCCACCGCCCGGCTCATCCTCCACGAAGCCCCGATAGCCCAGCGGGCGCTGACGCGGCCAGACCTCGTCCAGGGTCTCGGCCTCGAAGAGCCGCCCGTTGATCATCACCTGCTCGACCGATACGGAGTTGCGCAGGTCGTCGAGCGGGTTGCGCGAAAGGATCGCCAGGTCGGCCAGCTTTCCGGGCTCGAGCGACCCGAGCTCCCTCTCGAGCCCTATGCCATGGGCGCCAAAGATGGTCGCGGACCGGAGGGCGTCGTGGTTCGACATTCCGCCTGAACCCACCATCCAGAGCTCCCAGTGGAAGCCCAGGCCCTGCAACTGGCCGTGGCTCCCCACCCCCGCGAAGCCGCCGTCGGCCACGACATCGGCGAGGAAGCGGGCGTGGTCCTCGAAGACGTATTCCTCGTCCATGGCCCAGGCCACGGCCCCCGCGGCCCCGGCACGGCGGCGCGTGCGCGCATCGAGGGTCTCGTGCGGGGTGAAGCGGGCCAGGCGCTCGTTGTCGTGGACGTCTCCACGCGTGAACCAGTAGATCTCGCCCATCGGACCGCCGAAGGAGACGATGAGCGTCGGGGTGTTCACGACCTTCGTCTCGGAAAAGAGCCGCACGACATCCCGATAGAGGGGATAGACGGGCAGGTTGTGCTCGATGCCGGGGTAGCCGTCGATGGCGTGCGTGAGGTCGAGCTGGAAGTCCAGGCCGGCCTCGGTCGTGGGCATGAGCTCCAGTTCGCGCGCGGCCATGACCAGCCACTGCCGCTGCTGGCGGTTGCCCGCGAGGTACATCTTGAACGTCTTGGTGTCGTAGTACTCCGAGTACCGCTTGAGGATGTCGCGCGCGTGGTCGAGGTCGCGGATCCCTTCGCGTGCCTGGTAGTTGCCGAAGACCCCCGGCCCGGTGGAGTAGATGCGCGGCCCCAGGATGTCGCCCGAGCGCACCCGGTCGGCGTAGGTGAGGACGTCCGAGACGCCGGTCTGCGGGTCGCGCGTGGTGGTGACGCCGAAGGCCAGGTTGGCGAGGTAGCCCCACGGCTGCGTGGTGTGGACGCCGGCCGGCGGACGGAGGTGGGCGTGGGTGTCCACGAAGCCGGGTGTGATGGTCATGCCCGTGACGTCGCGGACCTCGGTGCCTTCGGGGACGTCCAGCGACCCGGCCGGGCCGAGCGCGACGATGCGGTTGCCATCGACCAGGATGTCGCCCCGCTCGATGACTTCGTCGCCCCGCATGGTGATCAGGCGGGCGCCGCTGAGCAGCAGTCGTCCCGTCGGAAGATCGCGGGGCGCGTCGAGGGCGACGCGCACTTCGACGGGCTGGTAGCGGGCGGCGGAGGCGGCCGCCTCCGCACCGCCTTCGACCGGATCGCCGGCGGGTTCCTCCGTCTCAGGGTCGTCGCCGGCCGCCTCCACGCTGTCCGCGAACGCCTCCGCCGCTGCCGGGTCGTATCGGAAATACGCGTTCCCCAGCGCCCAGGCGACGATCTGGCCGTCGCTGCTCCACGACGGAAACTCGCCACCGAAGTCGGTGATCCGGGTGACGGGCACGGGCGCGCCAGAGGGATTGCGGACCGATATCGTCGGCGCCTCGCCGCCCACCTGCGGCACGGTTAACAGATAGAGGTCGTTGCCCACCCTGGCCAGCGCGCGGCCCCCGGCTGGGGACATGCGGATCGAGGACGCGTTGGCGGGCGGGCCGCCCCGGTTGGCCGAAAAACCGGTCACCTTGAGGTGCTCCTTCTCGTCGGTGCCGTCCCAGCGCAGGGAAACCAGCCCGCGCGCGCCCGCATGCATGTAGATGCGGTCGGGCTGGTCGGCGCGGAAGTGCGGCTGCGAGCGGCCCAGGGCTTCGGCCACGACGGTGGGTGCGCCGGTCGCGCTGGACCCGTACCAGACGACGTCGGTCTGGCTGCCGCCCCCCGCTCCGGGCAGGCGGCTGCGCACCGCGGCCCGCAGGACCACGACCCGGTTGCCGTCGGGCGACCACGCGGGGGCTTGCACGTAGTGCGGCGCCTGCGAGAGCCGGCGGGCGTCGCCGTCATCGGCCGGCACCGTCCACAGGTGCCCGCCGCCGGGCTCCAGCCAGCTTACCGCCGCGATGGTCTCGCCGTCGCGCGACCAGGCCGGGTGGAACAGGGCGCCTTCGATGTCCGCCCCGATGCGCCGCGGCGCGCCCCCATCCGCGTCCATGACATACAGCCGCCCCAGCGCGGTGAAGGCCACCTCGCTTCCGTCCGGCGAGAGCACCACGTCGCGGATCTGGCGCACGCGGAAGGTTGGCGTGTCCTCGACCGGGTAGTCGAAGTCCAGGCGGGGCCCCGCGTGGACCACCACATCGGCCGTGAAGGGGATCGCGGCGGGCTCGCTCCCGTCCAGCGGCACCCGCCAGAGCCGCCCGCCATAGGAGGCGACGAGCGACGAGGCGTCGGGCGTGAAGGCGTAGCCCGGAAGCAGGTCGAGGGTCGCGCGGCTCTCCATGTCGTCGCGCTGCACCGGGTAGACCAGCCAGCGCTCGTCGCCTGTGGCCAGATCGCGGGCGCGCAGCCCGGTAGCATCCTCGTGCCGGGAACCGTACACCAGGGTGCCGCCGTCCGGGGACACGGCGGGCCGGAACCCAGACCCGTAACGTCCGGTCACCGTGGCCTGCCGCCCCGTCTCGCGGTCGTAGCGGATGAGCTGGTACTTGGGGAAGGCCGCGTCATAGGTCCAGTCGCGCGTCCCCTGCGCCAGGTAGATGTAGCGCCCGCCAGGGTCGAAGGCGGCACCGATGGCCTTGAGCTGCTCGGGCTCGTCGATCAGGGCGATCCCGCTCCCGCCGTCGCGGTGGAAGAGCCACGGCTTGGCGGCCCCGCCCAGCGGGCTGAAGGTGCGCGACGCCACCAGGTAGTCCCCGTCCGGCGACCACTCGGGCGACGTGTACAGGTTGTCGTTGCCGCGCGTGATCTGCGTGGTGTCGGAGCCGTCCGCTGCGAGCACCCACAGGTTCTGTCCCCCGCTCCGGTCCGAGACGAACACGATCTCGGTGCCGTCCGGGCTGAAGCGCGGCTGACTCTCGAACGCGGGGCCCGTCAGGAGCGGCGTTGCCGTCCCGCCCTCGATGGGAAGGGTGTAGAGGTCGCCGAGCAGGTCGAGGACGAGCGTGTTGCCGTCCGGGCTCACGTCGACCGACATCCACGAGCCCTCCTCGGTGCGGAAGCGGACCTCGCGGGTCGGCTCCAGCGGGAGGGATTCGGTGGCGAGGGAGTCGGGAGCGCCGGGGGGTTGCTCCTGGGCGTGGACCGCGGGCGGAGCAGCAAGGGTCAGGCAGGCAGCCACGAAGGCCGCAGCCATGGTGGTTCTCCGAGTACCTTGGGACATGATCGCGCTCGCAGGGGTCGGGTGGAAGAGAATACCGCAGGCCCGAGGGGTGGAATGGCCCAAAGGTTTGCACCACCGGCAGGCGAGGCAACCGGAGTCATCGTCGCGCGCGGTCACCGGCGATTGACTTATGTTCCATGCTTCGCCGCATCCGGAACACCAGGCGGGCACCGGCTACCCCGGCAACCAGGAATCGATGAGTTGACTACCGGACGGGTGGTCTCGACCCCCATCTCCCGCGGAGAGCAGAGTGATCTGCCGGACATGACCCGAACGCTCCACAAAAGGGCCGCCGCGGGTGCCTGGAACCGCCTGGAACTCGTAGAACAGCTCGGGAACGTGGGGAGCGAGGTGGAGCGCGCCATCCGGTTCCACAAGGCTGGCAAGCGGAGCCGGTTCGAAGGTGCCCTTGAGCGAGCGCTGGAGCTCTTCGACCTGACCGCCAGCGACCCGCGCTGGCACGGTCACCGCTGTCAGGAGATTCTCAGGGCGCGAGAGGAATTCTGCCGCCTTTTCTTCGATCCCGACGTGCCCCCCGGGTCGGCGGAAGGCTTGCGAAAGTACTTCTACGGTTTCGCGCACGCGGCGCGCATGCTGCACTACCGGCGGCAAGCCGAGGCTAGTGGAGCGCCCCGTACACCAGCACCCGCAGCTTCCGGTGGTCGTCCAGGCCGGCGG is a genomic window of Gammaproteobacteria bacterium containing:
- a CDS encoding amidohydrolase family protein, whose translation is MAAAFVAACLTLAAPPAVHAQEQPPGAPDSLATESLPLEPTREVRFRTEEGSWMSVDVSPDGNTLVLDLLGDLYTLPIEGGTATPLLTGPAFESQPRFSPDGTEIVFVSDRSGGQNLWVLAADGSDTTQITRGNDNLYTSPEWSPDGDYLVASRTFSPLGGAAKPWLFHRDGGSGIALIDEPEQLKAIGAAFDPGGRYIYLAQGTRDWTYDAAFPKYQLIRYDRETGRQATVTGRYGSGFRPAVSPDGGTLVYGSRHEDATGLRARDLATGDERWLVYPVQRDDMESRATLDLLPGYAFTPDASSLVASYGGRLWRVPLDGSEPAAIPFTADVVVHAGPRLDFDYPVEDTPTFRVRQIRDVVLSPDGSEVAFTALGRLYVMDADGGAPRRIGADIEGALFHPAWSRDGETIAAVSWLEPGGGHLWTVPADDGDARRLSQAPHYVQAPAWSPDGNRVVVLRAAVRSRLPGAGGGSQTDVVWYGSSATGAPTVVAEALGRSQPHFRADQPDRIYMHAGARGLVSLRWDGTDEKEHLKVTGFSANRGGPPANASSIRMSPAGGRALARVGNDLYLLTVPQVGGEAPTISVRNPSGAPVPVTRITDFGGEFPSWSSDGQIVAWALGNAYFRYDPAAAEAFADSVEAAGDDPETEEPAGDPVEGGAEAAASAARYQPVEVRVALDAPRDLPTGRLLLSGARLITMRGDEVIERGDILVDGNRIVALGPAGSLDVPEGTEVRDVTGMTITPGFVDTHAHLRPPAGVHTTQPWGYLANLAFGVTTTRDPQTGVSDVLTYADRVRSGDILGPRIYSTGPGVFGNYQAREGIRDLDHARDILKRYSEYYDTKTFKMYLAGNRQQRQWLVMAARELELMPTTEAGLDFQLDLTHAIDGYPGIEHNLPVYPLYRDVVRLFSETKVVNTPTLIVSFGGPMGEIYWFTRGDVHDNERLARFTPHETLDARTRRRAGAAGAVAWAMDEEYVFEDHARFLADVVADGGFAGVGSHGQLQGLGFHWELWMVGSGGMSNHDALRSATIFGAHGIGLERELGSLEPGKLADLAILSRNPLDDLRNSVSVEQVMINGRLFEAETLDEVWPRQRPLGYRGFVEDEPGGGER